One Indicator indicator isolate 239-I01 chromosome 30, UM_Iind_1.1, whole genome shotgun sequence genomic window, ATGTGCACAGATGTGTTACTATGTTCTTAATCTGTTAAGAAACACCAGGCTATGGGTAGGCAGCCATTAAAACATGCATTTCTGTTTCATAAAATACAAAGGTTCTAACGTAAGTGGTGgtcttttgggttttggtgttggtttttaattaaagtcctaggggaaaaaacaacaacaacaacaaaaaaaaccccaagccaaatcaaacattggaacaaaATATCAGGGATGTCCCTCGCTATTTCAAGTGTACATTCctgatcataggatgttaggggttggaagagacctttgaagcTCAagttcaagccccctgccagagcaggatcatagaatgcagcacaggtcacacaggaacacatccagatgagtcttgaaagtctccagagaaggagactccacaacctccctgcgcagcctgttccagtgctctgtgaccctcacagtgttCTTGAATAACCTTTCCCTGGGCAGATGTATTTTCCTCTTAATGTGCTTTCTGGGTGTTTTTAACTTTTCCTCTTCCACCAAATGAGTTTTGGGGTGTTGAGTACTCCTGAATACCTGAGGCAGCTGAGTGAGGGTAAAATCTCCTCCATCTAGTGGCTTCTGCAGTAAATGCACATCGCTGTTTGACGTCACTCTGTTGCCAGGGAGACTGCTGTCACCGGTTCACCGATGTGACTCTACTGCGGCAAGTTAGGGGAGCAGATTGGGTTTTGTGCAAGGACCTTGTTTTGGATTAAAAATAACCAGAGGGTTACCTTTGTAGACTGTACAACATCAGGCAACACTCCTCAGGGTCTCCTTGTGTTGCTTCTGCTCTTTCACTTTACTTCTGTGCCAtcattttttgcctttctgttcTAGGAATCCCTCTGCTTCTGTGCCTCATTATTATGGGCTTGGTCTGACCTTTTCCACTTTCTCTCACCATCTTCCTCTTCACATCCCAAATTGGGTGGGGGGAGGCTTTGCCTGCCCAGGCCTAGGACTAGCTGCAAACTGATGGCTTGAGAATTAGGTGTGTCCAGAAAGATGAAAAGGTTGGATATTTTCTCATCTGGAGAAAATATATGATAGGACAGTTCTTCTGTAAAGGAACTGAAATGTTTGAATGGTAGATAAGCCTTCAAAGGGAGTATTTCTGTTCAAGGAAAAGCCCTGGaatcttaaaaaaaccaacaaacaaaaaaaaacccaggcacAATATGTCCTATGGCATCACTTTGCTCCCTAAGCAATATACTGCTGTGTCCTAAGAGGGACCCTGGTGAATGCTGAAATGATGACTCCATCACCCCCACATTAAATGTCTTCATATTTTGGCAATAAAATACAGCAGgtgtttgctctgctttgtgttaACTTCAGGTCTGACTTTACCCACTGGGTTTTTGGCCCTTTCTGAATTTCAAGAGGGAATTCTCCTAGAGTTTTTATCTTGACTGTTGGTTAGGTAGTAGCAGAAACTACCTGTCAGAGCAAGAGAAGCCTATAAAAACTGTGAAGTTGTCAAGATTACTTAAGTGCTGTCCTTTTAAATAACTGTCAGCCCTGAAttctttcaaaggaaaaagcagctgcTTGAGGAAAGATCTGAGTGAAATTCCTCCATGGTACTGCTGTGCCTTATAACACCTGAATTTTGGCATGTGTGTTCCCTGTGTTGTAGATTAATTTTCTCATGCAAGTCTTAATTCCTTAAAAAAGGCTTAAGGGTAGTTTTAATTACTATGCTCTCTACTGTACTATGTGGTCTCTCTCCATTTGATTACCAGGACAAGGGCAGCAGCGTtcttcagctccagcagcaaatCCAGCACCCAGCAAACCACAGCAACAAAATGGCAGTTTGTCAGTAGCAGGTAAGAGGAATCCTGGGCAGAAATTCTGGTTTCCACTTAGGCAGTGCAAAACTACAGCttaaattcaaacaaacaaaccaaccaaccaaccaaaccaaacccaaaggtCATTTCTAAATGGTCTTGCACAAGAAACACTCCGTTAAAGACTAACCCATAGCTTGACAAAAGTGAATTCTCTCCAGAGGCTGCTGTACACTTGGGTTTagtaatacattttttaaagggGAGAAAATTGTGTCCCAcatccctcttcttcctcaggggaaagaaaaagaaaggaaacaatttTGGCAAAGCTGAGTGAACTGATCATCTAATCTGCTGTAATTTTATATTCTTGAAAGGGTGCTTTGTGGACACCCAAGTAGcctgcagcttggagctggCAAACAGGTGTGTTATTGATGCTGAGATATTGAGGGCAAATGTTTAGCTGGTACAGGGCTGAAATTATTTGATAGTTTATCTATAAATACAGGCTTTTTGATCCAGACTTTAGTGAGATACCAAAAAAAGCAGTCAATTTAAATGTCAGCCTGTAGATTTGttataggcaaaaaaaaaaaaaagagttgtcaGTCCTAGTTCTTGGTGCTGCTTTAACCTGTCTGTGTTCTTTATCCCTGTATTTAAGAAGCCTTAAAATAGTTAAATTTTGGCACTTGCTTACTGCAGCAGAAAACAAGAGCTCTTCCTTTCTGTACCAAAAGCTGATCATAAGAGTTCCATGCTTACATGTTGACAAGATTCAGCTTAGAATTAGCAGTATTTGATTGTGGGGGAccaggacatggacctgatggagtgggttcagaggtggagcatgagaatgatcagaggttggagcacctctgctacgaagacaggctgagggagctgggattgttcagcctggagaagagaaggctccagggagacctagtagcaaccttccagtatctgaagggacctacaagaaggatagagaGACTGTTTACGAGGGCCtgtagtgctaggatgagggacagtggtttcaaagtagagaagagtagatttagattgaatgttaggaacaagttctgcactatgaaggtgctgggacaggttgcccagggagatggcttatctcccatccttggagatacaatgaggctcaacagggctctgggcaacctgatgtagttgaggatgcccctgcttactgcagagggagttggactagatgacctttagaggtctattccaacccaaacccttccatgATTCCTTAGTTGTTGCTCCAGGTGATGTAGGTCTGCAGCTTGATGTGCCGTATTTCAGAGCTGACTAGTTACTGACTCTGGACACATCTCCACTTAGCATAAGTGCTCTAAAGGTCTGAGAGTGTCTCTTCTACAGCAGCTAGCAGCTTAGAAAAGTACATGTCACCAAGAGCAGAAGTGATTCAACAAACTTTTAGCCACGCTGAGGTGCCCACCTAGCACCATGAATTAATTTAAGTGCCAACCCAGTGTGAAATGTGACTGTCTTTTGTGCAGCTCCCCCGTGGCTCGATGGGAACTGTTCTACTGGATCACCATGAGATGGTTTTCACCTGACTTTTGTCTGCAAGGCTGTCATTCTTTAtgctttgttgtggttttgaaaGGTCCTGCTGCTCCGAAGTACCACGGACCCTCAAACCAGTTTGGTAaacccagtgctcccagctcagTGAAGACACCAGGGGGATCTCAGGCCAAAGTAGTGCCCATTGCCAGCTTGAACCCGTACCAATCTAAGTGAGTTTTCAAGGTTTGCCAGTGTCACAGGCATGAATATagcttctttttgctttcaaagaATTCTTTGAGTGCTTTTTAACTTTTATTGGGTaacttcaaacaaacaaaaccaccaatgACAACCAAAACCagccagagaaagaaacaaaagaaaaagtctCCATAGAAACAGCTGAAGGAGTTCTGGGTTGTTTCTCACTTGaggttttattttggggtttgtggcTTTTTCGTTTCATCACcactgcaagaaagatgggaaggggactttttacaagggcttgtagtgatgggatgagaggaaatggattgaagcttgaagaagggagatttagattggatattgggaagaaatactttacagtgagggtggtgagacactggaacaggttgcccagggaggttatggatgccccctccctggaggtgttcaaggccagattggatgaagtcttgagcaacctgatttagtggaaggtgtctgcccatggcatggtggttggaactagatgacctttaaggtcccttccaaccttaaccattctgtgaatctaagaTTCACTTTTGCACTGTCTTGGTGAAATTACCCTGCTGAGCTTGGTaagtttttattgtttttgttgAAAATCAATTTtgttttccaattttttttttgacttctCTTTTTCCTAAAGCAACCTTCCTTTTGGTACCTGACAAAACAGCTCAGTAAGCTGTTCACTCTGGCTACTGCTCTCTTGAAGAGCATGAGGATGTAATTATTTTGTGAATGACATTTTGAAGCTATGCAAACTGATTTGATTACCCAAGTTAAATGTGGGTCCCGTAATTGAGCTCTTGAGTTCTAGCGTGGCTTTTCAGACCAAGCAAACTGCTGTATGAGAAAGGTACTCTAGAAGAGTAAAAGATTTTAAGTCTGTCTGCTTCTATGCAGAAGGATTGTTTGCTGCTATTATCATATGAGGTGCTTTATGGCTGCTTTTGTTGCTTTCTTGGCAACTTTTTGCCTTTAATGGTCTGGACTGTTAAaatagaaagcagcagaaaagcagGCAGAGTTGCTGAGGTACAGTGGGAAGAGTCTGGCTTTTAAACAGTGACATTCCAGTTCCAAAGGTTTGTCAATTCAAGCTCTTCTtcttcaaaaaaacaaaccccacacagaACAGTGATCCCTTGCACCATTTCAGGTGGACCATTTGTGCTCGCGTTACCCAAAAAGGCCAAATCCGCACATGGAGCAACTCCCGGGGTGAAGGGAAACTCTTCTCCATAGAGCTGGTTGATGAAAGTGTAAGTATCATATGCTGAGAAAAAGATAATGTATGCCACATGCTGATGAAGCCTTCATAAAGACAGAATAGAGGAAATAAAGTGTGTTATAGGAAATCGTTTTTTTTATTACGACTGAAGCTTGTTATTCCTGTGTTCATTAAGCTGAGCAGCACCAACCCAGTTTTGAGCCAGAATGAAGTCTTAAATGCATGACAttactgcttctgctttttttttttttcatcaaagtCTATAGTGTGTGACTGGATTTTTGCAGCTTCAAAATATAGTTGTTTATGGAAACTGACAACCTAATACTGAGGTCTGTGGTGGTTTTCTGTAGATTGAGAGTGAGGTCTCATCCTCGCTTAAACACACGTTACAAAATGAGGAGTGAGAGGAGCCTGCAAGTTAGAAGCTTTCATTTTCATGAGGAAATCATAGTACAAATTATTGTAATAGTAGGAAATTTCatctgtggtttgtttggggaaTGGAATCTGGTTAATCTAACTAAGCTTGCAGTTTGTCAGACCTCTTATCAAATTACTGCCTTctgttgtggaaaaaaaacaaacaagattCTGCTAGATGATGTTGGGTATAAAATGTGAGGTTAATAATGTAACACGTTGTCATCAGccatttgttttctctgcatACTGTGTATTCAGATGTTCTCTTAAAAAAACCAATATTTACATCTAGTGAGCTTCTCATTGTTATTAATCCTTACTTAAAGACCTGACATCATGGATGAGGGGGAGCTATCACAATCTACTGTGTGCTAACTTGAGGAGCTAGGAAcctatttgatttttatttctttttgttgttgttgctgcatGCAATGGCAATTAGTGCCAGTTTTACAAATACTTTTTCAGAGTTGTCTTTGTGATCTGTGTAATTTTTCAGCATTTCGTTCTGAAGCTCTAGCTGTAGCAACAGGACCTCTAGTATGAGATTTGATGGTCAGGTGTAGAATGTGTCATTTTTAGCTGTAACTACAAATGCAAGGAGGATGTTGTTTGTTTCTCACATGCCTGGAGCTAGCCTGGCAGGCCACGCTGTCTCTACAACTGATGCCACTTAACATtgcaaagatttcttttttttttttttttccatgccaaATTTCAGCTCTGACCAGCTCTCCTATTTTCCTGCAGGGTGAGATTAGAGCTACTGCATTCAATGATCAAGCAGACAAGTTCTTTCCACTCATAGAACTGAACAAGGTATGGTAGCATTGTGCTTTCATAAACTGACATGAGCTAGGAGAGAGGAACTTCAGCTTGTGAGGATTTTTAAAGGTGAACACAATCTATTTTCTCTTACTTCTGATAATATCCTCTCTTTCATTGCTTTCTCCTCTAGGTGTATTATTTTACCAAAGGCTTTTTGAAGACTGCTAACAAGCAATATACAGCTGTTAAGAATGACTATGAGATTACATTCACTAATGACACTtcagttgtgccctgtgatGATGCCCAGCATCTTCCATCTGTTCAATTTGAATTCGTATCCATCTCTGCCTTGGAGGAAACACCCAAAGACTCAATTGTTGGTCAGTCTGAGTAGCCAAATGGCAAGCTCTAAAGCTTTGAAGTTTTACTTTTGTGTCCTAAATACTGGGTGGGTAGTGAGCACACAATGAATGCTTTGATTGTTGTGAGTTCTTGAAGTTATTCAGTGATGGTTGCCATAAAAAATACCTCGGGCAGCTTTTCTGTTAAGATGTCTTTACCCCATTCTGCTAATAATATAGAAAAATTTTTGCTCTTCAAACTAAACCAGTAAATGATACTTGTTTATTGTACTACAATCATTGTTTTCCACAGAAAAGGGCTAAGAGAAAAAGGGCCTTGCTCAGCACGTGTGCGTGTCATACCTTTCATGGTCTTGCTTTCTTTCACTATCTAATTATCACTGTAGTGATTTTGGCACAATTCACTGCATCCAAGTCCAAGTTGCATGACTGTTTTGGCTTGCTTTGTGAAGTATTggaggtttgtttttctgtaatttGTTGGGCAGAGTACTCCGGAAAAATCAGAGGCTTGGGTGGGGGCGAGGGTTCTCAGGTTTCACAGGCACAAGATGCCTGTGATTCAGAGACATTCAGCTAGGAATTTTAAAGGTAGATCTGTAATATTAGAAATGGCATGTTTTTAGGGGGTGCAAAGGGGATTGTGCTAGCTCTGACTACCCAAAGGTCCAGGCTTGTTAAAAGTTGCAACCTAGGGTCGTGAGGATAGAGTTTCAAAGTTTAGAATTGCTTTGAAACCCTTTGCCTGGGAGACTGTGCTTCAACAGCAAGAGTAATGTGTTACAGGATCAGTGCTGAAGTTCTTTGACAGAATGTGATGGGAAAAGATAGTACAATGCCTTGATCTTGCTAATGTGGTGAGGCTTGCATTCATGAATATCTTAATGAATTCGTCAACAAAATTAAAGCACTGAAGGGTTCAATAGTGGAACATTCCTACCATAATAACATTTCATTTCCATATCAGATCTGATGTGAATAGGGAGCTCGGATACAAGGTGGGTTTGAATTCTTCTCTTGTGATCTTGTATTCCCCATTTGTGACCCTCAAGTAGCTCTAACTAAATTGTAACTGGTTTTTCAGATGTAATTGGAATTTGTAAGAGCTATGAAGATGTCACTAAAATCACAGTGAAAGCTAACAATAGAGAGGTATCGAAGAGGAACATTCATCTGATGGATGCATCAGGGAAACTGGTGACAGCTACGCTATGGGGAAATGAGGTATGTGCTTTCTTACCTGTTCTTGAGCAAAGGTTCCTTTGTGTAGGGTGAGGGAAATGAGTGTGCTGTTGTCATCTGAGATGGGCAGAGCACTGAGACAGGTCTTGGGTGTTCAGGGATCAGGGGCAGAGAGAAGGTGAAAGGCTGTCTGATTTCATTCAGGTGTGATGTTCTTAACCTTTCTCTGACAAACTGCTGACATGATCTGACTAATGTGTTCTGAACAACTGCAGACATTCTGTCTCAAGCCCAAAGTCTGAAGATAACAGGTTCCTGGTTTAGGAAAGGATATGAGTTGCAGTTTGATTTTGGAAAAGCCCAGTGGCTACAACTGTCTCGTTTGagattaattttatttgtaGGGTGGGATACATGTTACCCTGCATAAATTGCTGCTTAACTAGGGGGTTGACAGGCTGTATCTCAGGCTGGGAGTTTAAAGCATCAGAGCCTTGGAATTTAAAGTTTCAGTAGTTGCAGTaaactgctttttccttttaacaggctactttgttttctgctggcGTTGTAGATACTTGAGGATTTATGTTGCAGCCTATAAAATGGGAGTGATCCTACCAGCTTGGCAGTATTGCTTTATGGCTAAATGATCAGGTGCACTGATAGTGTAAGTGGTTAAACACCATTAACCATTTACTGAGAGAAACCAACTAAGCTGAAGTTCAATACCAAAGGTTTGAGTTTGAACCAAGTTGTTACAGGAGAGGTAGTGTTACAGGTAATCACCTCCTGGCATAATGCTTCCAATAGAGATCAGGGTCTATATTTTCACAGAACcatcaaatcacagaactgttttggctggaagagacctctaagatcaagtccaatcatcaacctaagaccaccacagccattaaaccatgtcccgagGTGCTATGTCCACACTTTTcatgaacacctctagggatggtgactccacctccctggacagcctgttgcaatgcttGACCATTCTTTGctaaaagaagtttttcctaatatccaacctaaacctcccctagcacaattgCAGACCATTTTACAGGGTTAAATCTGTTTGCTGACTTGCAGAATAAAAAGAATAAGAAGCATTGAGGGGAAGTGAGGTAAGGCTTGGAGCTCCCAACAGTTAAGGttagcatctgcatctccttaaCAACAGTGATTGCCCTaactgctgctctgtggtgcTCTTGCATCTCATGGATAGGGTGAATGCTGCTGCTAATGCCAGCTCAGCTCATTTGTACTCTTTAAGCACATGATCCTCCACTTGCTCACTAAGTGGTGTGGGGTCCAGAAAATCTATACCTTTCAAAATGTCTCTCATGCCAAGAGGTTCTTTGTTAGTATCAGACATTACTCAAGATAAACTGATGGCAACTGAGCAGCATTAAAGCAGCTTTATGAGATTAAAATGGGAAGTTGAGAGAAAATGTTTGGTCAGCACACCTCCACTTCTGCTTTTTAAGTAGTGGAATAGACAGGATTGGCTCAGTCAAGCTAAGTGAGTTGTTTGCTCTCCTGAAGAGTCTAATCTGACCAAATTTCTTGTGTTTGGAGAAACCTCCATTCCTATAACCCATCTCCCTTTCTAAAATCCTTGTGTAAGACTCACAGTGGAGGGGACCAatcttttttcttccagaacaGTGACATGACTTAGGGATTCCCTAGTTCCCTAGGACATGACTGTCAGGATTACAGCTACAGCTGTTAGTTGCCTCTCCTTAAACCCCTAGGAGGGTTTAAAACCTTATCTTCTGAACACAGTAAGATAGTTTTGATTCAGATTTGATCTGATCATGATCTATCAATTCTGACCACAAGTTCAGTACCTTTACTGCAGCATGCTACtaatgttttcccttttttcacaCATGCAGGCTGAGCGGTTTGATGGTTCCAGACAACCTGTGGTAGCCATCAAAGGAGCCAGAGTATCTGATTTTGGTGGTAGAAGCCTGTCTGTCCTGTCCTCCAGTACAGTTATCATCAACCCTGATAGTCCAGAGGCTTTTAAGCTCCGAGGATGGTATGAGTGTGTTTATGTTGATTTgttccagcctgctgcagagcattttattctgtttcacTGACTGAGCAGTCTGTATAGTGCTGAAGAAAAAACGTAGCAGAGGATGTGGGTTCCAGGGATATAGAAACTTCTCTTCCTTGAAAGGAGTGGAGCCTGAAAGGCTGTCCTTCTTAAGTTGTTCAATTCAAAAACTTCTAATTCCATGACAGACCTTGAAAAATTGTAATGGGAGTAGTGCATGCTGACCCAAAGCCTTGGAAGGCAGCATGAAATCAGACTTGACCAGCTCTACTTTCTGAGACATGATCTGAGGgaacatatttttatttatttatttaactgtttttttttccattgtgtGGAATCTGATACACACTCTGTTAGTTATGGACTGGAGCAACTCTGTTGGCTTCTTTCAGTGTCTACTCCTTATCAGATATTTTTCAGTAGCAGAATAACAGGTTTGTTGCTGTCAGGAAAACAAAGTGATTTCTTAGTGAccctttgcttctgctgcaggtggTAGTTAAATTGTCTGCTGTAACCAGCAATATGGTGAGAGGTGTAGAGGTATGACTAGGGTTAAGTGCTGACAGCATCAAATTAGTGAATCCTGGAGCTTCAGGTTCTAGTTAATCACCCAAACATGGATAAAATACAATGGCATACTCCATTTgtcactgtgctgtgctgctcccatACTTCAGAAGGTCATTGAAGATAAAATTGATTGTGGGTCTTAGCTATTACTGTCACACTTTAATTAAAttcaggggtttttttttgagtctgGTTGGTGTTTCTCAAATCAGAATCCACCACAACAGGATGGCAGTGCAACCTTTTGCTGAAAAGCTCTGCTTTCTTACTTTACCAGAAGCAGCATAATCTTTTCAatgctattttctttttctttcgaAGCTGCTGTGAAGATAATGGCACCGTGTAATCTAATTTTAATTATGGAAGTATCTTGATGCCCTTAAATCTTGTTATCTGCCTGCTTTTAAGGAGCATGCAGTGCGTGGTTTGACCACTAGCTGGCAAACAAATTGCAGTTATATAGAACAAAGCTGTCCTCCTTTTGTGGCTTTATGAAATACTGGGCTAATTAAGTCCGAGTAACTTATCCTGAAATGCTGTTTCTGTTTGAAATATACACAAATTACTGTAATTGTTTCCTTTGCAAccattgatttaaaaaaaaaaaaaaaaagtaaataaatacataaaataaaatccctCACGTACATGAAACTAAAATGTAAGGCTGAATGGTCTGCTCTCCAAAAATAGAAGTGTATCTTTATGGTTCCAGGTTTGACTCTGAGGGACAGCTTCTGGAGTGTGCCTCCATCTCTGATGCGAGGGGTGGGCTATCAGCTGGAGCAAATACCAACTGGAAAACTTTGTATGATGCCAAAGCTGAGAACTTGGGATATGGAGATAAGGTAAAACATGGCCAGGGGAGTACTAAGCCTTGTGTAtgggggagaaaataaaaaaggtaaatGGTGTGCAGGCATTCTGCTTATTGAAGTGGTGCAGTTTGTTGAGCAGTCCATGCTTGCTCAGAATTTATGCTGCTAAATCATGTTGGGGTTTTGtagtgtgtttggggttttttgtttgtttgttttaataaattCAAGGTAGTTGCTGATGTTGCAACGTGTTCCTATGTTGGCAAGAGAATTTTAAGCCTGCTTATAaatgggggaagggaagagttcACCCCAAAGATGTTCATATAAATAGCACAAAGTGCTCTAGGAGAAAGAGGCACATTAGGAGGAAGTGGTTTTCAAGGGTGCACACTTGGTCAATAGAAAAGCTAGGAATAAAAACCAGATCTCTGACATTCCAGTCCAGCAACCAATCTAGGCTTATACTgctttttgtcttatttttaacttgtttctggttttttgtttgggtttttggggtttttttgtttgtttttttttttttccccccaaagaaGTGCTAAGCCATGTGGGATATGCAAGATCTATccaagggggggggaaaaataaaaacacagaaccCAAATTTTCCCTGTAATTCAGCtatttgctgtgattttttttttttttttttttttttttttttttttgcacaaccTCTGTATCTGTTGAAAGACCTGACCACAGTCTTAAACCATTAGGTTGATTCTTTTAGTGTGGTGAGTGGGTATTTTGTTCTTTAGGCTATGGTTTAATCAAATGCTTATCTGTAATACTACACAGTAGGCTTTCTGGGGTTTGTATTGGCTGCCAAAAGAAGCATTGGAAAATGTAGAATCTTAATCCTGTGGAAAAAGTTGAAGATTTGGACCAGACACAATAGAGAAGCAAATATGCTTtatctaaaaggaaaaaaaaaaacaaaccctagcAACTGGAGTTTCCCTGCAATGGAAACACAAAATAATCTTGCTGTAGGGGCTTTATTTAACAGACTAAGCCATgtgggacttgagcatctcccctatgaagagagactgagagccctggggctatttagtcttgagaaga contains:
- the RPA1 gene encoding LOW QUALITY PROTEIN: replication protein A 70 kDa DNA-binding subunit (The sequence of the model RefSeq protein was modified relative to this genomic sequence to represent the inferred CDS: substituted 1 base at 1 genomic stop codon), whose amino-acid sequence is MSVRLSEGAIAAIMQGENVSKPVLQVINTRAIATGNGPPRYRVLMSDGVNTLSSFMLATQLNSLVEEERLSAQCICQVNRFIVNSLKDGRRVVILMDLEVLKTAAQVGGNIGNPVPYNEGEXQGQQRSSAPAANPAPSKPQQQNGSAGTGPAAPKYHGPSNQFGKPSAPSSVKTPGGSQAKVVPIASLNPYQSKWTICARVTQKGQIRTWSNSRGEGKLFSIELVDESGEIRATAFNDQADKFFPLIELNKVYYFTKGFLKTANKQYTAVKNDYEITFTNDTSVVPCDDAQHLPSVQFEFVSISALEETPKDSIVDVIGICKSYEDVTKITVKANNREVSKRNIHLMDASGKLVTATLWGNEAERFDGSRQPVVAIKGARVSDFGGRSLSVLSSSTVIINPDSPEAFKLRGWFDSEGQLLECASISDARGGLSAGANTNWKTLYDAKAENLGYGDKADYFSCVGTIVHLRKENCMYQACPSQDCNKKVIDQQNGLYRCEKCDREFPNFKYRLMLLVTIADCLDYQWVTCFQDSAEFILGQNAAFLGELKEKNEQAFEEVFQNANFNTYEFRIRVKLETYNDESRIKATAMDIKPVNYREYCKRLIASIRRNALPK